The sequence TACACCTGTAATAGTAAATGTATCAACAACTGTTCCATCCATAGTATAACGGAAAAAATTATCATACTTCCATGAAGAAGTATAAAAATTTATACCATCAGTTTCTATACCTGCATGAGTTGCTTCTGATGCATTAAAAGTAAATGCAATATCCCACATTGCTTTGGTACCTAAAACTTGATGTGAATTAGGTTTCTGACTGCTTACATCAGCCTGATTTGATACTTTATCACTACTCTCAACACTATTCCCCTGAGAGTATGAATTAAAAGTTAAAAATAACATTGCAATTGCAATAAAAAGTAGATTTTTTTTCATAACAAATTTTATCTTTTATTATTATGATACAAATATAATAAATAAAACAACATTTACTTGTGAAAATAAAAAAAGAGAGCTTTTTACGCTCTCTTTTATAATGTTAACCTTATTTTTTAGTTAATTATAAGTTTTGTTCTGCTTATATTGTCTTTTGTTTCAATTGTTACAATATAAAGTCCAGACTCAAAGTTTGTTGTTGAGATAATGTCATTATTATTTACTTGTCCAGCATAAACAACGCTACCTCTAAGGTCTGTAATTGTTATATTTGACAATTCGCTTGTGTAAACTTTAACGTAGTCATTTGCAGGATTTGGATAAATTTTGATAGTTTCAGTTTCATTTTCAGCTATTGAAGCTTTAGCATCAACTTTAACAAGATCAAGAGCTATAAAACCACCATCATTACTGTTGTTGGCAACATGTTCTTGAAAAGCAATATATATATTTTGTCCTGCGTAAGCAGTAAGAGAGATTGTAAATTTTTTCCACTCACCTAAAGTAAAGTCAGCCTGGGTGCTTGAAAGAAGAGTAGTTGTAAAACTAGCTAAATCTCTGTTAGTTGTTGAAATTTTTACATCAAGATTATCCTTAAAATCAGCGCCTGAATAAATATAATAGCTAAGCTCTTGGTTTTCTTGAACAGCAATTTGAGGAGAAATAAGCCATTGGTCATTGGAAGTTGCACCTCCTGTATTCCATGTGCAATAAACTGCTGAATTGCCACCACCTTCAAGTGTTAACAATTCTCCGCTTGTCCATCCTGGAAGAGGGGTAGTGCCATAAGCAATTTCGCTCCATCCTGTTCCACCATCTGGGTTAGCTTTTGACCAACATTCTGGTAGGAAGCTTTCAAAACTTTCAGTCCATGGGAAAGTGGAAATAGTACTACAAGCAGAGGCTGTGCCGTTTAGATAAATAGTTACATCACCTCCATTTGTAGCTATAGTAGCAGTTTGGGTAACTAGATTTTCATTTGTTGGAGTAAAAGTAATTGTAAATGTTTTACTTGCTCCTGTTGCTAAGTTTACAGATGCTGGGTCTAAATCTGTTGAAAACGGAGCTGAAATGCCAGAAATACCAGAACATGTTAATGTTCCTCCTCCTAAATTTGTTAAAGTAAAAGTAGCTGATATTGGTTCACCAATAATTGTATTGGCATTCCATGTTTCAGCAAAAACGCTAGCCATGGGACTTGCTGGTAAATCACCAATCATAGCTCTGATGTTGAAGTTACAATTAATTGGTGATACTGAACTTAGATTAAACCATTCACCTAAATACATAAGGTCGCTATAACCATTAGGTTCTGTTGGAAAAGTATCACATCCTACAGGAAATCCTCCGGTTACAACAACGTTATATCCTACAACAAGGTAGCCTGTTGTAGGTAGAGCATAAGATGCAATGCTTACAGAATTCCAACCATCAATAACTGTGAAAGGTCTTGTATATACAGGAGCTCCATTTGTGTCTGTATATAATCTAATTTCAGCTGAAGCAACATTTACAGCTTCATTAATGTATAATTTTACATCATTTAAATACTTTCCAGTATGTGCGATAAGAGAATCTGTTGGAATTACCATGTATACTCCAAATTCGCCAGCAGCATCAAATCCTATGGCATCAGCATTGGGTCCATCATAATGAATAGAATCAGTCCATGCTTTTGTACCATTTTTTATGGTATTAATTTCTTTAGTTACTTTATCAGATTTCATAAAAGTAACTTTGTCACTTTTTCTAACTTGAGCAAACATAAAGCTGCTCATTAGTAAGAATGTTAAAAAGATGTAAGTTTTTTTCATATTTTTTGTTTTTAATTATTATGATGCAAAAATATATAAAAAATTCGTTTTTTTATAAAATTTAATAAGATTAATAAAAAAAGAGAGCTCTTTATGCTCTCTTTTATAATGTTAACCTTATTTTTTTAGTTAATTATAAGTTTTGTTCTGCTTATATTGTCTTTTGTTTCTATTGTTACAATATAAAGTCCAGACTCAAATTTTTCTGTTGAGATAATGTCATTGTTATTTACTTGTCCAGCATAAACAATGCTACCTCTAAGGTTTGTAATTGTAATATTTGACAATTCGCTTGTATAAACTTTAACGTATTCGTTTGCAGGATTTGGATAAACTGAAATTTGGTTAGCTGCATTTTCGTTAATGCTTGTTCCGCCACTAAGTTTAACATTATCAATTTTTACTATGTCTCCATCATTTCCCAAGTATTGGAAAGCAAACTTAACACTTGGTTTACCAGCATAGGCATTAAAAGGAATGGAGGCTGTGTACCAAGTATAACTATTAAATGTTCCATAATCTTCTTCTCGCCAAATTTGAGTCCATGTATTACCTCCATCTGTTGTAACTTTCACCATTACATCACTTCCATTTTCTTCAACTTGCCACAAATAGTTCATATAGAAATCAAATGATAATACGATATTGCCACTAATTCCACTTAAATCAAATTCAGGACTAATAGCCCATTCATCCATCAGATTATTATCATTCCAATATGTTTCAAGAGCATCTCCGGGATTACCTACATTATTTATTATATGCCAATTGGATTCAGGATTAGTATGGGTATTTATAAAAGTCCAACATGTTGGTGGAAAACCATCTTCAAAATTTTCAATATATGGTAAAGTAGAAATAGGTGTGCTGCAGTCTGTAGCAAGTTTATAAACAACTATTAAATTTGGATCTTGTTGTATATTGCCAACCAAATATGCAACTCCGCCAGAAGTATATAAACAAGCCCCACCAGCCTTACCTTCATTATAGTCTGGAACATCTGAACAATCATGTGTTACACTTGTCATAGACATTGTGTTTATATCAAATTGACTAAAAACCGATTTAAAGCCACCTTCTTGTTGAAAAAGCCATAAGCAAGGATTAGCAGGGTCTGAATGTGGATCATAAGCCATTCCAAAACAACCATTCAGTGTAACTGTAGAAGCTACCAATTCTGTACCCGCCATACTTACTGCTCCTAACTCATTCCAGTCTCCAATCCAAAACCCGCCATTACCACCATCTAAAGTTGGATCATACGCAATATGCCTTACTGCTGAAACACCTGTACAAGTAACTGGTATTGTTCCTATAAGAGTTTCATTAGCTAAATCCATAATATAAATAGTCTTTGTAGTAGTAGCATCAGAACCATAAAAATAGGTACCATCATAAGTCAAATCTCTAATTCTACTTACACCTGCAATAGTAAATGTATCAACAACTGTTCCATCCATAGTATAACGGAAAAATTCATCATACTTCCATGAAGAAGTATAAAAATTTATACCATCAGTTTCTATACCCGCATGAGTTGCTGCTGGTGTTTTAAAAGTAAATGCAATATTCCACATTGCTTTGGTACCTAAAGCTTGATGTGAATTAGGTTTTTGACTGCTTATATCAGCCTGATTTGACTTATTACAACTCTCAACACTATTCCCCTGAGAGTATGAATTAAAGCTTAGAAATAATACTGCAATTGCAATAAAAAGTAGATTTTTTTTCATAACAAATTACATTTAAATTATTAATTAATGCAAATATAAATAAAAAATTTCGTTTTTTAAATGTTAAAAAAAAGAGAGCTTTTTATGCTCTCTTTTATAATGTTAATTTTAATTTTTCTAATTAATTATAAGTTTTGTTCTGCTTATATTGTCTTTTGTTTCTATTGTTACAATATAAAGTCCAGACATAAAGTTTTTAGTTGAGATAATGTCATTATTATTTACTTGTCCAGCATAAACAACGCTACCTCTAATATCTGTAATTGTAATATTTGACAATTCGCTTGTGTAAACTTTAACGTAGTCGTTAGCAGGATTTGGATAAATTCCAAAAGATTTTTCGTTTTCTGCTACACCAACTTTGCCATCTACAGTAATATCATCTATGTTTATAGCAAATATGTCTGTTGAATTAAAGTGTCTGAAAGCAATATAAACAGTTGTATTACCTTTGTAAGCATCTAGAGAAATACCTTTTTCTAAATAGGTTCCTGTTCCTGCAGGCAATGTTTCATCAAAAATCATGGTGAAACTTGCTGGGTCTGTATTTGTTGTTGATACAAAAATACCGTAATGTTCTGTACTATAATTTGGGTCTTGTCCTTTTACAAAATAACTAAGGCTATAAGTTTTTGATGCATCGCTAAAATCAAAAGCAGGTGTAATTAACCAGTTGTCTGGTGTTAAAGCTCCAACATAACTATTCCAAGAAAAAGATGATACAAGACCGGTTCCATTATGAGCTTCCCAAATAGTATTATAGAACCAACTATCTCCATCTTCATCTTCATCTAAAATTGTATAGCAAGGACTTATTCCATATTCAAAATCTTCTGTCCATGGGAAAGTAGAAATAGGATTATCACAATTAAACCCTTTTCCACTTAGGCTAATTTCTAAATTGGTTGCATTTGTAGCTATAGCAGCTGTTTGAACAGTTATATTTTCATCTGTAGGAGTGAAGGCAATATCAAATGTAATATTTGCTCCTGTTCCTAAGCTTACTGATGCTGGATTAAAAGTGGTTGTAAATGGAGCAGAAATGCCAGAAATACCAGAACTTGTTAATGTTCCTACTCCTATATTTGTTAAAGTAAAAGTATTTGATGTTGATTCACCAACTTTTACATAGCCGGCAGCCCATTTTTTAGAGGAAATTTTGGCAATTGGACCTGTGGGTTCACCACCAATCATAGCTCTAATGTTCCAATTAATAGGAGTACCTAAAGCAGCCATGTTTTGCCATCCGTTTATATATATTACATCGCCATAGCCATTAGGTTCTGATGGGCCAGCATCAATTCCCGCAGGATATACTCCTGAAGGAGTAGAAACGTGATATCCAACAACAAGGTAGCCTGTTGCAGGTAATGCAAAAGGTGTACTAAGATTTACTAAATTCCATCCATCAACAGGAACAAAAGGTTGTGTATATGCAGGAGTTCCAGTTGTGTCAGTATATAATCTGATTTCTATTGAAGAAATCTGAGCAGCATCATTAATGTATGTTTTTACATCAGTCAAATTTAGTCCTGAATATGTGATAAGATTATCTCCTGTAATTACCATGTAAGCTCCAAATTCACCACCGTTAACAAGTCCTATGGCATCATCATATTCTCCATCATAATGAATAGAGTCAATCAATGCTTTTGTACCATTTTTAATGGAATTAATTTCTTTAGTTACTTTACCAGATTTCATAAAAGTAACCTCATTATTCTTTTTAACTTGAGCAAATAAAAAACTGCTCATTAGAAAGAAAATTAAAAGAAAGTAAGTTTTTTTCATGTTTTTTGTTTTTAATTATTAAAACACAAATGTATGTATAAGTTTTTTATTTCAAAAAAATATTTTGCTAGTTAATTATTTGATATTCTCATAATTTACTTTTAGGTAATGTGTTTTGCTATTTTTTTATAATTTTGACATTATAAAAGTGCTAAAAAGATATTTTTCTATGTCAATAAATGAAAAACAATATAATTTTTTACGAACAGAATACTCTGAATTTGTGTTCGAATCATATAGTTATGAAAAAACTCCCGCAGGATTAAATATTCAATTTCATTTTCATGTAGATAATAAATTTCATTTTTATCCTAAAACAAAAATTGATTTTCAGGAAATGAAATTTTCAAAAGAAGTAAAACAAGGAGAGCTAGATAATTTGGCTTTTAATATTGGATTAATAGAGCTTATAAGCTATTGGAAATGTATATGTCCTGCAAGAATATTAATAAAACCGCACAAGTTAGACGAAAATCAGATTGTTTTTTGGAAGAAATTATGGTTTCATGGATTAGGAGAGTTTTTTTACATCAACTCTATTGATACTGATATTGAAAATTTTGTAACAATTACATCTTTTGGCGAAAAACTTAGTTCATTTCATTTTACAACGGAATTAGAAAAGACCTTAGTTCCTGTTGGA is a genomic window of Bacteroidales bacterium containing:
- a CDS encoding T9SS type A sorting domain-containing protein translates to MKKTYFLLIFFLMSSFLFAQVKKNNEVTFMKSGKVTKEINSIKNGTKALIDSIHYDGEYDDAIGLVNGGEFGAYMVITGDNLITYSGLNLTDVKTYINDAAQISSIEIRLYTDTTGTPAYTQPFVPVDGWNLVNLSTPFALPATGYLVVGYHVSTPSGVYPAGIDAGPSEPNGYGDVIYINGWQNMAALGTPINWNIRAMIGGEPTGPIAKISSKKWAAGYVKVGESTSNTFTLTNIGVGTLTSSGISGISAPFTTTFNPASVSLGTGANITFDIAFTPTDENITVQTAAIATNATNLEISLSGKGFNCDNPISTFPWTEDFEYGISPCYTILDEDEDGDSWFYNTIWEAHNGTGLVSSFSWNSYVGALTPDNWLITPAFDFSDASKTYSLSYFVKGQDPNYSTEHYGIFVSTTNTDPASFTMIFDETLPAGTGTYLEKGISLDAYKGNTTVYIAFRHFNSTDIFAINIDDITVDGKVGVAENEKSFGIYPNPANDYVKVYTSELSNITITDIRGSVVYAGQVNNNDIISTKNFMSGLYIVTIETKDNISRTKLIIN
- a CDS encoding T9SS type A sorting domain-containing protein, with the protein product MKKNLLFIAIAVLFLSFNSYSQGNSVESCNKSNQADISSQKPNSHQALGTKAMWNIAFTFKTPAATHAGIETDGINFYTSSWKYDEFFRYTMDGTVVDTFTIAGVSRIRDLTYDGTYFYGSDATTTKTIYIMDLANETLIGTIPVTCTGVSAVRHIAYDPTLDGGNGGFWIGDWNELGAVSMAGTELVASTVTLNGCFGMAYDPHSDPANPCLWLFQQEGGFKSVFSQFDINTMSMTSVTHDCSDVPDYNEGKAGGACLYTSGGVAYLVGNIQQDPNLIVVYKLATDCSTPISTLPYIENFEDGFPPTCWTFINTHTNPESNWHIINNVGNPGDALETYWNDNNLMDEWAISPEFDLSGISGNIVLSFDFYMNYLWQVEENGSDVMVKVTTDGGNTWTQIWREEDYGTFNSYTWYTASIPFNAYAGKPSVKFAFQYLGNDGDIVKIDNVKLSGGTSINENAANQISVYPNPANEYVKVYTSELSNITITNLRGSIVYAGQVNNNDIISTEKFESGLYIVTIETKDNISRTKLIIN
- a CDS encoding T9SS type A sorting domain-containing protein, whose amino-acid sequence is MKKTYIFLTFLLMSSFMFAQVRKSDKVTFMKSDKVTKEINTIKNGTKAWTDSIHYDGPNADAIGFDAAGEFGVYMVIPTDSLIAHTGKYLNDVKLYINEAVNVASAEIRLYTDTNGAPVYTRPFTVIDGWNSVSIASYALPTTGYLVVGYNVVVTGGFPVGCDTFPTEPNGYSDLMYLGEWFNLSSVSPINCNFNIRAMIGDLPASPMASVFAETWNANTIIGEPISATFTLTNLGGGTLTCSGISGISAPFSTDLDPASVNLATGASKTFTITFTPTNENLVTQTATIATNGGDVTIYLNGTASACSTISTFPWTESFESFLPECWSKANPDGGTGWSEIAYGTTPLPGWTSGELLTLEGGGNSAVYCTWNTGGATSNDQWLISPQIAVQENQELSYYIYSGADFKDNLDVKISTTNRDLASFTTTLLSSTQADFTLGEWKKFTISLTAYAGQNIYIAFQEHVANNSNDGGFIALDLVKVDAKASIAENETETIKIYPNPANDYVKVYTSELSNITITDLRGSVVYAGQVNNNDIISTTNFESGLYIVTIETKDNISRTKLIIN